A single genomic interval of Takifugu flavidus isolate HTHZ2018 chromosome 19, ASM371156v2, whole genome shotgun sequence harbors:
- the LOC130515641 gene encoding clathrin coat assembly protein AP180-like isoform X11, translating into MSGQTLTDRIAAAQYQLTGSDMARAVCKATTHEVMAPKKKHLEYLVSATNTTNVNIPQMADTLFERATNASWVVVFKALVTTHHMCVHGNERFIQYLASRTSLFNLSNFIDKTGSHGYDMSTFIRRYGRYLNEKAFAYRQMAFDFTRVKKGAEGVMRTMTTEKLLKGMPVLQTQIDTLLEFDVHPKELNNGIINAAFLLLFKDLVKLFASYNDGIINLLEKYFKMKKSDCKEALEIYKRFLTRVTKIGEFMKLAETVGVDKNDIPDINYAPSSILESLETHMNGLEDAKGGKKGSPTKGSPTNNVSPTSTPAKSSNAVPTLQPPPAAGATGDGAAAGPAASEPAEDSLLDLDPLSSSGPSAPSAAPTSWGDLLGSDAFATPAPEASAPAAEGGAAAAATSALAANAGAESSTSATASSGLDLLDLTGVESSNPRSSLDLCFSPPPCSSPSPLFISTSCTINSTSAITVPSTTNPVTDLFSGLFDPMPNASFAKQGPTTCDELFTAADVFSSPTPFLSSTPLTKTDTGAVMNLFGESTGGDATAAAAAPAPAAPGAELMSVFDGLGDVMKPTVTPQAGDVDTSMANMASNLTMGTTPAPQVAPPCWGAPMPGAPGAPMMPMARPGFPATGATPGAPMSPGVAQSPRKPPPPRNALDDLNIKDFM; encoded by the exons atgtcGGGGCAAACGCTCACGGATCGCATTGCCGCTGCGCAGTACCAGCTAACGGGATCAGATATGGCCCGTGCAGTCTGCAAAGCCACCACTCATGAAGTGATGGCGCCCAAGAAGAAGCACCTGGAGT ACCTGGTGTCAgccaccaacaccaccaacgTGAACATCCCTCAGATGGCTGACACGCTGTTTGAGCGGGCCACCAATGCAAGCTGGGTGGTCGTTTTCAAGGCTCTCGTCACCACTCATCACATGTGTGTCCATGGCAACGAG AGGTTCATTCAGTACTTGGCGTCCAGGACCTCCCTGTTCAACCTCAGCAATTTTATCGACAAAACGGGCTCTCATG GTTACGACATGTCCACATTTATCAGACGGTATGGACGATACCTGAACGAGAAAGCCTTCGCTTACCGTCAGATGGCTTTTGATTTCACCAGAGTCAAGAAGGG CGCCGAAGGTGTGATGAGGACCATGACCACcgagaagctgctgaagggCATGCCTGTCCTGCAAACTCAGATCGACACACTCCTAGAGTTTGAT GTTCATCCCAAGGAGCTGAACAACGGCATCATCAACGCTGCATTTTTGCTGCTCTTCAAGGACCTGGTCAAACTCTTTGCCTCCTACAACGACGGCATCATCAACCTATTAG AGAAATACTTCAAGATGAAGAAGAGTGACTGCAAGGAGGCCTTGGAGATCTACAAGAGGTTCTTGACTAGGGTGACAAAAATTGGGGAATTCATGAAGCTTGCAGAG ACTGTTGGAGTCGACAAAAACGACATCCCCGACATCAACTAC GCTCCTAGCAGTATTCTGGAGAGCCTGGAAACACACATGAATGGTCTGGAGGATGCAAAAGGCGGGAAGAAGGG GTCTCCTACAAAG GGCTCGCCCACAAACAACGTATCTCCAACATCCACCCCAGCCAAATCTTCCAACGCCGTTCCCACCttgcagcctcctcctgctgctggtgccacTGGGGACGGGGCCGCCGCCGGACCGGCTGCTTCTGAACCGGCTGAAGA CTCATTGTTGGACCTGGATCCATTATCCTCTTCAGGTCCTTCAGCACCATCAGCCGCACCTACATCTTGGGGAG ATCTTCTTGGATCAG ATGCCTTTGCGACACCCGCTCCCGAAGCCTCTGCACCTGCAGCTGagggcggcgccgccgccgccgccacgtcgGCCCTGGCCGCCAACGCTGGTGCCG AAAGCAGCACCAGTGCGACAGCCTCTTCTGGTCTAGACCTTTTGGACTTGACGGGAGTGGAGAGTAGTAATCCCCGTAGTTCGCTGGATCTCTGCTTTAGTcctcccccctgctcctccccatCACCACTCTTCATCTCTACTTCCTGCACCATCAACTCCACTTCGGCCATCACTGTCCCCAGCACCACCAATCCAGTGACTGACCTTTTCAGTG GCCTCTTTGACCCCATGCCAAACGCCAGCTTTGCAAAACAAGGCCCAACAACGTGTGATGAACTGTTTACAGCAG CAGATGTCTTCagctcccccacccccttcctctCATCCACACCCCTCACCAAAACTGACACGGGAGCTGTTATGAACCTGTTTGGTG AGTCCACAGGAGGAgatgccacagcagcagctgctgcccctGCACCTGCCGCCCCTGGAGCTGAGCTCATGTCAG TATTTGATGGACTAGGAGATGTAATGAAGCCCACTGTGACCCCTCAGGCCGGTGATGTTGACACTTCCATGGCTAACATGGCGAGTA ATCTCACAATGGGAACCACACCAGCCCCTCAGGTAGCTCCCCCCTGTTGGGGTGCACCCATG CCTGGGGCACCAGGAGCTCCCATGATGCCCATGGCAAGGCCAGGCTTTCCCGCGACGGGTGCAACCCCAGGAGCCCCG ATGTCCCCAGGCGTGGCCCAGAGCCCAAGAAAGCCTCCGCCACCAAGGAACGCTCTGGATGACCTCAACATTAAAGACTTCATGTAG
- the LOC130515641 gene encoding clathrin coat assembly protein AP180-like isoform X6: MSGQTLTDRIAAAQYQLTGSDMARAVCKATTHEVMAPKKKHLEYLVSATNTTNVNIPQMADTLFERATNASWVVVFKALVTTHHMCVHGNERFIQYLASRTSLFNLSNFIDKTGSHGYDMSTFIRRYGRYLNEKAFAYRQMAFDFTRVKKGAEGVMRTMTTEKLLKGMPVLQTQIDTLLEFDVHPKELNNGIINAAFLLLFKDLVKLFASYNDGIINLLEKYFKMKKSDCKEALEIYKRFLTRVTKIGEFMKLAETVGVDKNDIPDINYAPSSILESLETHMNGLEDAKGGKKGSPTKGSPTNNVSPTSTPAKSSNAVPTLQPPPAAGATGDGAAAGPAASEPAEDSLLDLDPLSSSGPSAPSAAPTSWGDLLGSEMGDSLLSEPTLAAEPAPSPAAATPTPAAAEPGVSLAPPTSAAPATSPGATNMDLLGDAFATPAPEASAPAAEGGAAAAATSALAANAGADPFAPSESSTSATASSGLDLLDLTGVESSNPRSSLDLCFSPPPCSSPSPLFISTSCTINSTSAITVPSTTNPVTDLFSGLFDPMPNASFAKQGPTTCDELFTAADVFSSPTPFLSSTPLTKTDTGAVMNLFGESTGGDATAAAAAPAPAAPGAELMSGDVMKPTVTPQAGDVDTSMANMASNLTMGTTPAPQPGAPGAPMMPMARPGFPATGATPGAPMSPGVAQSPRKPPPPRNALDDLNIKDFM, from the exons atgtcGGGGCAAACGCTCACGGATCGCATTGCCGCTGCGCAGTACCAGCTAACGGGATCAGATATGGCCCGTGCAGTCTGCAAAGCCACCACTCATGAAGTGATGGCGCCCAAGAAGAAGCACCTGGAGT ACCTGGTGTCAgccaccaacaccaccaacgTGAACATCCCTCAGATGGCTGACACGCTGTTTGAGCGGGCCACCAATGCAAGCTGGGTGGTCGTTTTCAAGGCTCTCGTCACCACTCATCACATGTGTGTCCATGGCAACGAG AGGTTCATTCAGTACTTGGCGTCCAGGACCTCCCTGTTCAACCTCAGCAATTTTATCGACAAAACGGGCTCTCATG GTTACGACATGTCCACATTTATCAGACGGTATGGACGATACCTGAACGAGAAAGCCTTCGCTTACCGTCAGATGGCTTTTGATTTCACCAGAGTCAAGAAGGG CGCCGAAGGTGTGATGAGGACCATGACCACcgagaagctgctgaagggCATGCCTGTCCTGCAAACTCAGATCGACACACTCCTAGAGTTTGAT GTTCATCCCAAGGAGCTGAACAACGGCATCATCAACGCTGCATTTTTGCTGCTCTTCAAGGACCTGGTCAAACTCTTTGCCTCCTACAACGACGGCATCATCAACCTATTAG AGAAATACTTCAAGATGAAGAAGAGTGACTGCAAGGAGGCCTTGGAGATCTACAAGAGGTTCTTGACTAGGGTGACAAAAATTGGGGAATTCATGAAGCTTGCAGAG ACTGTTGGAGTCGACAAAAACGACATCCCCGACATCAACTAC GCTCCTAGCAGTATTCTGGAGAGCCTGGAAACACACATGAATGGTCTGGAGGATGCAAAAGGCGGGAAGAAGGG GTCTCCTACAAAG GGCTCGCCCACAAACAACGTATCTCCAACATCCACCCCAGCCAAATCTTCCAACGCCGTTCCCACCttgcagcctcctcctgctgctggtgccacTGGGGACGGGGCCGCCGCCGGACCGGCTGCTTCTGAACCGGCTGAAGA CTCATTGTTGGACCTGGATCCATTATCCTCTTCAGGTCCTTCAGCACCATCAGCCGCACCTACATCTTGGGGAG ATCTTCTTGGATCAG AAATGGGCGACTCCTTGCTATCCGAACCAACCCTCGCCGCAGAGCCCGCCCCCTCCCCTGCAGCAGCCACGCctactcctgcagcagcagaacctggagtCTCTCTAGCTCCTCCCACTAGCGCTGCACCTGCTACCTCCCCTGGCGCCACCAATATGGATCTGTTGGGAG ATGCCTTTGCGACACCCGCTCCCGAAGCCTCTGCACCTGCAGCTGagggcggcgccgccgccgccgccacgtcgGCCCTGGCCGCCAACGCTGGTGCCG ACCCTTTTGCTCCTTCAGAAAGCAGCACCAGTGCGACAGCCTCTTCTGGTCTAGACCTTTTGGACTTGACGGGAGTGGAGAGTAGTAATCCCCGTAGTTCGCTGGATCTCTGCTTTAGTcctcccccctgctcctccccatCACCACTCTTCATCTCTACTTCCTGCACCATCAACTCCACTTCGGCCATCACTGTCCCCAGCACCACCAATCCAGTGACTGACCTTTTCAGTG GCCTCTTTGACCCCATGCCAAACGCCAGCTTTGCAAAACAAGGCCCAACAACGTGTGATGAACTGTTTACAGCAG CAGATGTCTTCagctcccccacccccttcctctCATCCACACCCCTCACCAAAACTGACACGGGAGCTGTTATGAACCTGTTTGGTG AGTCCACAGGAGGAgatgccacagcagcagctgctgcccctGCACCTGCCGCCCCTGGAGCTGAGCTCATGTCAG GAGATGTAATGAAGCCCACTGTGACCCCTCAGGCCGGTGATGTTGACACTTCCATGGCTAACATGGCGAGTA ATCTCACAATGGGAACCACACCAGCCCCTCAG CCTGGGGCACCAGGAGCTCCCATGATGCCCATGGCAAGGCCAGGCTTTCCCGCGACGGGTGCAACCCCAGGAGCCCCG ATGTCCCCAGGCGTGGCCCAGAGCCCAAGAAAGCCTCCGCCACCAAGGAACGCTCTGGATGACCTCAACATTAAAGACTTCATGTAG
- the LOC130515641 gene encoding clathrin coat assembly protein AP180-like isoform X21 — MSGQTLTDRIAAAQYQLTGSDMARAVCKATTHEVMAPKKKHLEYLVSATNTTNVNIPQMADTLFERATNASWVVVFKALVTTHHMCVHGNERFIQYLASRTSLFNLSNFIDKTGSHGYDMSTFIRRYGRYLNEKAFAYRQMAFDFTRVKKGAEGVMRTMTTEKLLKGMPVLQTQIDTLLEFDVHPKELNNGIINAAFLLLFKDLVKLFASYNDGIINLLEKYFKMKKSDCKEALEIYKRFLTRVTKIGEFMKLAETVGVDKNDIPDINYAPSSILESLETHMNGLEDAKGGKKGSPTKGSPTNNVSPTSTPAKSSNAVPTLQPPPAAGATGDGAAAGPAASEPAEDSLLDLDPLSSSGPSAPSAAPTSWGDLLGSDAFATPAPEASAPAAEGGAAAAATSALAANAGAADVFSSPTPFLSSTPLTKTDTGAVMNLFGESTGGDATAAAAAPAPAAPGAELMSVFDGLGDVMKPTVTPQAGDVDTSMANMASNLTMGTTPAPQVAPPCWGAPMPGAPGAPMMPMARPGFPATGATPGAPMSPGVAQSPRKPPPPRNALDDLNIKDFM, encoded by the exons atgtcGGGGCAAACGCTCACGGATCGCATTGCCGCTGCGCAGTACCAGCTAACGGGATCAGATATGGCCCGTGCAGTCTGCAAAGCCACCACTCATGAAGTGATGGCGCCCAAGAAGAAGCACCTGGAGT ACCTGGTGTCAgccaccaacaccaccaacgTGAACATCCCTCAGATGGCTGACACGCTGTTTGAGCGGGCCACCAATGCAAGCTGGGTGGTCGTTTTCAAGGCTCTCGTCACCACTCATCACATGTGTGTCCATGGCAACGAG AGGTTCATTCAGTACTTGGCGTCCAGGACCTCCCTGTTCAACCTCAGCAATTTTATCGACAAAACGGGCTCTCATG GTTACGACATGTCCACATTTATCAGACGGTATGGACGATACCTGAACGAGAAAGCCTTCGCTTACCGTCAGATGGCTTTTGATTTCACCAGAGTCAAGAAGGG CGCCGAAGGTGTGATGAGGACCATGACCACcgagaagctgctgaagggCATGCCTGTCCTGCAAACTCAGATCGACACACTCCTAGAGTTTGAT GTTCATCCCAAGGAGCTGAACAACGGCATCATCAACGCTGCATTTTTGCTGCTCTTCAAGGACCTGGTCAAACTCTTTGCCTCCTACAACGACGGCATCATCAACCTATTAG AGAAATACTTCAAGATGAAGAAGAGTGACTGCAAGGAGGCCTTGGAGATCTACAAGAGGTTCTTGACTAGGGTGACAAAAATTGGGGAATTCATGAAGCTTGCAGAG ACTGTTGGAGTCGACAAAAACGACATCCCCGACATCAACTAC GCTCCTAGCAGTATTCTGGAGAGCCTGGAAACACACATGAATGGTCTGGAGGATGCAAAAGGCGGGAAGAAGGG GTCTCCTACAAAG GGCTCGCCCACAAACAACGTATCTCCAACATCCACCCCAGCCAAATCTTCCAACGCCGTTCCCACCttgcagcctcctcctgctgctggtgccacTGGGGACGGGGCCGCCGCCGGACCGGCTGCTTCTGAACCGGCTGAAGA CTCATTGTTGGACCTGGATCCATTATCCTCTTCAGGTCCTTCAGCACCATCAGCCGCACCTACATCTTGGGGAG ATCTTCTTGGATCAG ATGCCTTTGCGACACCCGCTCCCGAAGCCTCTGCACCTGCAGCTGagggcggcgccgccgccgccgccacgtcgGCCCTGGCCGCCAACGCTGGTGCCG CAGATGTCTTCagctcccccacccccttcctctCATCCACACCCCTCACCAAAACTGACACGGGAGCTGTTATGAACCTGTTTGGTG AGTCCACAGGAGGAgatgccacagcagcagctgctgcccctGCACCTGCCGCCCCTGGAGCTGAGCTCATGTCAG TATTTGATGGACTAGGAGATGTAATGAAGCCCACTGTGACCCCTCAGGCCGGTGATGTTGACACTTCCATGGCTAACATGGCGAGTA ATCTCACAATGGGAACCACACCAGCCCCTCAGGTAGCTCCCCCCTGTTGGGGTGCACCCATG CCTGGGGCACCAGGAGCTCCCATGATGCCCATGGCAAGGCCAGGCTTTCCCGCGACGGGTGCAACCCCAGGAGCCCCG ATGTCCCCAGGCGTGGCCCAGAGCCCAAGAAAGCCTCCGCCACCAAGGAACGCTCTGGATGACCTCAACATTAAAGACTTCATGTAG
- the LOC130515641 gene encoding clathrin coat assembly protein AP180-like isoform X4: MSGQTLTDRIAAAQYQLTGSDMARAVCKATTHEVMAPKKKHLEYLVSATNTTNVNIPQMADTLFERATNASWVVVFKALVTTHHMCVHGNERFIQYLASRTSLFNLSNFIDKTGSHGYDMSTFIRRYGRYLNEKAFAYRQMAFDFTRVKKGAEGVMRTMTTEKLLKGMPVLQTQIDTLLEFDVHPKELNNGIINAAFLLLFKDLVKLFASYNDGIINLLEKYFKMKKSDCKEALEIYKRFLTRVTKIGEFMKLAETVGVDKNDIPDINYAPSSILESLETHMNGLEDAKGGKKGSPTKGSPTNNVSPTSTPAKSSNAVPTLQPPPAAGATGDGAAAGPAASEPAEDSLLDLDPLSSSGPSAPSAAPTSWGDLLGSEMGDSLLSEPTLAAEPAPSPAAATPTPAAAEPGVSLAPPTSAAPATSPGATNMDLLGDAFATPAPEASAPAAEGGAAAAATSALAANAGAESSTSATASSGLDLLDLTGVESSNPRSSLDLCFSPPPCSSPSPLFISTSCTINSTSAITVPSTTNPVTDLFSGLFDPMPNASFAKQGPTTCDELFTAADVFSSPTPFLSSTPLTKTDTGAVMNLFGESTGGDATAAAAAPAPAAPGAELMSVFDGLGDVMKPTVTPQAGDVDTSMANMASNLTMGTTPAPQVAPPCWGAPMPGAPGAPMMPMARPGFPATGATPGAPMSPGVAQSPRKPPPPRNALDDLNIKDFM; this comes from the exons atgtcGGGGCAAACGCTCACGGATCGCATTGCCGCTGCGCAGTACCAGCTAACGGGATCAGATATGGCCCGTGCAGTCTGCAAAGCCACCACTCATGAAGTGATGGCGCCCAAGAAGAAGCACCTGGAGT ACCTGGTGTCAgccaccaacaccaccaacgTGAACATCCCTCAGATGGCTGACACGCTGTTTGAGCGGGCCACCAATGCAAGCTGGGTGGTCGTTTTCAAGGCTCTCGTCACCACTCATCACATGTGTGTCCATGGCAACGAG AGGTTCATTCAGTACTTGGCGTCCAGGACCTCCCTGTTCAACCTCAGCAATTTTATCGACAAAACGGGCTCTCATG GTTACGACATGTCCACATTTATCAGACGGTATGGACGATACCTGAACGAGAAAGCCTTCGCTTACCGTCAGATGGCTTTTGATTTCACCAGAGTCAAGAAGGG CGCCGAAGGTGTGATGAGGACCATGACCACcgagaagctgctgaagggCATGCCTGTCCTGCAAACTCAGATCGACACACTCCTAGAGTTTGAT GTTCATCCCAAGGAGCTGAACAACGGCATCATCAACGCTGCATTTTTGCTGCTCTTCAAGGACCTGGTCAAACTCTTTGCCTCCTACAACGACGGCATCATCAACCTATTAG AGAAATACTTCAAGATGAAGAAGAGTGACTGCAAGGAGGCCTTGGAGATCTACAAGAGGTTCTTGACTAGGGTGACAAAAATTGGGGAATTCATGAAGCTTGCAGAG ACTGTTGGAGTCGACAAAAACGACATCCCCGACATCAACTAC GCTCCTAGCAGTATTCTGGAGAGCCTGGAAACACACATGAATGGTCTGGAGGATGCAAAAGGCGGGAAGAAGGG GTCTCCTACAAAG GGCTCGCCCACAAACAACGTATCTCCAACATCCACCCCAGCCAAATCTTCCAACGCCGTTCCCACCttgcagcctcctcctgctgctggtgccacTGGGGACGGGGCCGCCGCCGGACCGGCTGCTTCTGAACCGGCTGAAGA CTCATTGTTGGACCTGGATCCATTATCCTCTTCAGGTCCTTCAGCACCATCAGCCGCACCTACATCTTGGGGAG ATCTTCTTGGATCAG AAATGGGCGACTCCTTGCTATCCGAACCAACCCTCGCCGCAGAGCCCGCCCCCTCCCCTGCAGCAGCCACGCctactcctgcagcagcagaacctggagtCTCTCTAGCTCCTCCCACTAGCGCTGCACCTGCTACCTCCCCTGGCGCCACCAATATGGATCTGTTGGGAG ATGCCTTTGCGACACCCGCTCCCGAAGCCTCTGCACCTGCAGCTGagggcggcgccgccgccgccgccacgtcgGCCCTGGCCGCCAACGCTGGTGCCG AAAGCAGCACCAGTGCGACAGCCTCTTCTGGTCTAGACCTTTTGGACTTGACGGGAGTGGAGAGTAGTAATCCCCGTAGTTCGCTGGATCTCTGCTTTAGTcctcccccctgctcctccccatCACCACTCTTCATCTCTACTTCCTGCACCATCAACTCCACTTCGGCCATCACTGTCCCCAGCACCACCAATCCAGTGACTGACCTTTTCAGTG GCCTCTTTGACCCCATGCCAAACGCCAGCTTTGCAAAACAAGGCCCAACAACGTGTGATGAACTGTTTACAGCAG CAGATGTCTTCagctcccccacccccttcctctCATCCACACCCCTCACCAAAACTGACACGGGAGCTGTTATGAACCTGTTTGGTG AGTCCACAGGAGGAgatgccacagcagcagctgctgcccctGCACCTGCCGCCCCTGGAGCTGAGCTCATGTCAG TATTTGATGGACTAGGAGATGTAATGAAGCCCACTGTGACCCCTCAGGCCGGTGATGTTGACACTTCCATGGCTAACATGGCGAGTA ATCTCACAATGGGAACCACACCAGCCCCTCAGGTAGCTCCCCCCTGTTGGGGTGCACCCATG CCTGGGGCACCAGGAGCTCCCATGATGCCCATGGCAAGGCCAGGCTTTCCCGCGACGGGTGCAACCCCAGGAGCCCCG ATGTCCCCAGGCGTGGCCCAGAGCCCAAGAAAGCCTCCGCCACCAAGGAACGCTCTGGATGACCTCAACATTAAAGACTTCATGTAG
- the LOC130515641 gene encoding clathrin coat assembly protein AP180-like isoform X2, giving the protein MSGQTLTDRIAAAQYQLTGSDMARAVCKATTHEVMAPKKKHLEYLVSATNTTNVNIPQMADTLFERATNASWVVVFKALVTTHHMCVHGNERFIQYLASRTSLFNLSNFIDKTGSHGYDMSTFIRRYGRYLNEKAFAYRQMAFDFTRVKKGAEGVMRTMTTEKLLKGMPVLQTQIDTLLEFDVHPKELNNGIINAAFLLLFKDLVKLFASYNDGIINLLEKYFKMKKSDCKEALEIYKRFLTRVTKIGEFMKLAETVGVDKNDIPDINYAPSSILESLETHMNGLEDAKGGKKGSPTKGSPTNNVSPTSTPAKSSNAVPTLQPPPAAGATGDGAAAGPAASEPAEDSLLDLDPLSSSGPSAPSAAPTSWGDLLGSEMGDSLLSEPTLAAEPAPSPAAATPTPAAAEPGVSLAPPTSAAPATSPGATNMDLLGDAFATPAPEASAPAAEGGAAAAATSALAANAGADPFAPSESSTSATASSGLDLLDLTGVESSNPRSSLDLCFSPPPCSSPSPLFISTSCTINSTSAITVPSTTNPVTDLFSGLFDPMPNASFAKQGPTTCDELFTADVFSSPTPFLSSTPLTKTDTGAVMNLFGESTGGDATAAAAAPAPAAPGAELMSVFDGLGDVMKPTVTPQAGDVDTSMANMASNLTMGTTPAPQVAPPCWGAPMPGAPGAPMMPMARPGFPATGATPGAPMSPGVAQSPRKPPPPRNALDDLNIKDFM; this is encoded by the exons atgtcGGGGCAAACGCTCACGGATCGCATTGCCGCTGCGCAGTACCAGCTAACGGGATCAGATATGGCCCGTGCAGTCTGCAAAGCCACCACTCATGAAGTGATGGCGCCCAAGAAGAAGCACCTGGAGT ACCTGGTGTCAgccaccaacaccaccaacgTGAACATCCCTCAGATGGCTGACACGCTGTTTGAGCGGGCCACCAATGCAAGCTGGGTGGTCGTTTTCAAGGCTCTCGTCACCACTCATCACATGTGTGTCCATGGCAACGAG AGGTTCATTCAGTACTTGGCGTCCAGGACCTCCCTGTTCAACCTCAGCAATTTTATCGACAAAACGGGCTCTCATG GTTACGACATGTCCACATTTATCAGACGGTATGGACGATACCTGAACGAGAAAGCCTTCGCTTACCGTCAGATGGCTTTTGATTTCACCAGAGTCAAGAAGGG CGCCGAAGGTGTGATGAGGACCATGACCACcgagaagctgctgaagggCATGCCTGTCCTGCAAACTCAGATCGACACACTCCTAGAGTTTGAT GTTCATCCCAAGGAGCTGAACAACGGCATCATCAACGCTGCATTTTTGCTGCTCTTCAAGGACCTGGTCAAACTCTTTGCCTCCTACAACGACGGCATCATCAACCTATTAG AGAAATACTTCAAGATGAAGAAGAGTGACTGCAAGGAGGCCTTGGAGATCTACAAGAGGTTCTTGACTAGGGTGACAAAAATTGGGGAATTCATGAAGCTTGCAGAG ACTGTTGGAGTCGACAAAAACGACATCCCCGACATCAACTAC GCTCCTAGCAGTATTCTGGAGAGCCTGGAAACACACATGAATGGTCTGGAGGATGCAAAAGGCGGGAAGAAGGG GTCTCCTACAAAG GGCTCGCCCACAAACAACGTATCTCCAACATCCACCCCAGCCAAATCTTCCAACGCCGTTCCCACCttgcagcctcctcctgctgctggtgccacTGGGGACGGGGCCGCCGCCGGACCGGCTGCTTCTGAACCGGCTGAAGA CTCATTGTTGGACCTGGATCCATTATCCTCTTCAGGTCCTTCAGCACCATCAGCCGCACCTACATCTTGGGGAG ATCTTCTTGGATCAG AAATGGGCGACTCCTTGCTATCCGAACCAACCCTCGCCGCAGAGCCCGCCCCCTCCCCTGCAGCAGCCACGCctactcctgcagcagcagaacctggagtCTCTCTAGCTCCTCCCACTAGCGCTGCACCTGCTACCTCCCCTGGCGCCACCAATATGGATCTGTTGGGAG ATGCCTTTGCGACACCCGCTCCCGAAGCCTCTGCACCTGCAGCTGagggcggcgccgccgccgccgccacgtcgGCCCTGGCCGCCAACGCTGGTGCCG ACCCTTTTGCTCCTTCAGAAAGCAGCACCAGTGCGACAGCCTCTTCTGGTCTAGACCTTTTGGACTTGACGGGAGTGGAGAGTAGTAATCCCCGTAGTTCGCTGGATCTCTGCTTTAGTcctcccccctgctcctccccatCACCACTCTTCATCTCTACTTCCTGCACCATCAACTCCACTTCGGCCATCACTGTCCCCAGCACCACCAATCCAGTGACTGACCTTTTCAGTG GCCTCTTTGACCCCATGCCAAACGCCAGCTTTGCAAAACAAGGCCCAACAACGTGTGATGAACTGTTTACAGCAG ATGTCTTCagctcccccacccccttcctctCATCCACACCCCTCACCAAAACTGACACGGGAGCTGTTATGAACCTGTTTGGTG AGTCCACAGGAGGAgatgccacagcagcagctgctgcccctGCACCTGCCGCCCCTGGAGCTGAGCTCATGTCAG TATTTGATGGACTAGGAGATGTAATGAAGCCCACTGTGACCCCTCAGGCCGGTGATGTTGACACTTCCATGGCTAACATGGCGAGTA ATCTCACAATGGGAACCACACCAGCCCCTCAGGTAGCTCCCCCCTGTTGGGGTGCACCCATG CCTGGGGCACCAGGAGCTCCCATGATGCCCATGGCAAGGCCAGGCTTTCCCGCGACGGGTGCAACCCCAGGAGCCCCG ATGTCCCCAGGCGTGGCCCAGAGCCCAAGAAAGCCTCCGCCACCAAGGAACGCTCTGGATGACCTCAACATTAAAGACTTCATGTAG